Within Lytechinus pictus isolate F3 Inbred chromosome 19, Lp3.0, whole genome shotgun sequence, the genomic segment gtatgtcttGTCAGGGTAAATTTCCCCTTCAATAGCCATAATCactttattcattattactCTTTCTCAGCACATATTTTCATGTAGTTATACAATTTGTTCAATAACAACACGAACAAACATAGTGCAAATAACAAGAAAACTGTTCACATTGCGATACAAAACCCACAGAATAATGAAACATAAACAAGTAATCTctaaatgacataaatattttttctcataGTGTTAAAGAATTATTCACCCTTAAATTCctcataataattatagcaaATTGAATCAATGGAAAATTAAATGCAAAATATATCTATAATACCAAACCTCACTTTAAACATACACAATAACTTACAGTATAAAATTAACTTCATTCTTTACATTTTACAGATATTCACCTGAAGTCACTTAATTGTATATCATATCATACAGGCACCTATTAAAACTATGTTCCTCAAAAATAATGACGTTCTTTTCAATACATGTAACAACTATTACTATTACAAGCAAAATGATATATACACATAAAGTAACATTGAAAAGAGTACTATTAGATGTCTTACCTTagttacctacatgtatatataacatCAAATCCCACACAAGCCCAAATATCTATAATCAATAACTCAAAAAGAATGTTTAATATCAATGTTCACTGATTTATTGGCCGCTTTAACTTTATTGCATGTCTAACAGGATGGGAGTGATCAGcaatttacaaaattacaatttgaGAATTCAAATGGAAGGCTTAAAAaaggatttttgtttgtttgttttgtttgaagagtttattcacatatgtatttgaattaattaattaatgatgaCCCACACAACACCATACACAACAATACAGATTATAAGGTCTACAACATTTATATCAAAGAAAcagcattatacatgtacaatactgTGTATTATACTCAGCAATCCAGTAAACATTAGTAAAAtaatataaccccccccccaaaaaaaaaaaaaaatccacagaTATCTATAGTGTAAGTTATCTATCcctgaatggaaaaaaaaacacaatgctAAAAAGCAGGAATTCCTTCCCAACTATaacgaaagaacaaaaaaatacatcactgtACATGCACACGGTATCTCCATATATGTAGTGTGTGCTTAATACCAAATATCACAAATAGACCTATCATTTTTTACCTCAAACAATAGATACTAGTTCCCactatgcacacacacacacacatgataACAGGataaacatacatacatacactaACGTGTACCTTGCAATAGTCCCATTGTTCACAACTCATATAATTGATTGCAATTACCAAACAATTTTTACAAGGTATTATTGGACCTTTGAATAAATCACATAAATATCGCATTCCTCAttcagaatttgaaaaaaacaacaaaagaatTCAAATCAACACTGATGTTTGTGGGGAGTTTCTATACAGATTAAAACTCACTGGTTATGATTTAACCCCAATTGTGATTGGCTACTGATCGGTCTTTTGAACTAAGTGTGAATGAaatgatgatcttgattggccaATAAAGATGAAAGGAACCTAGCATTCAATTGAATCAATAACTTTTGTACACAAAAgttgtttgaaaatgaatgcAAAGCAGAAAAATTCTTCTCTCTGCTATGaatttgaaaaacaaatataGAGCTCAAATAGAGTCTGTTAATCATTTGATAGAAAACAAGAAAGTCATAGATTATAAAAATCTATTTATCCCCACCATAATCATATACTGATTGTATATTCAGTGTTATTTACAATTTTCTGTTacaattttaaatataaaagtttaattgataaatttgaagatatattttatttccaatatTAGTTTAAGTTTGCTAAATATTTACACCTTAATAAATTCATGGGAAATTATAGATTTTACACAGTAGAACGGAGCATGAAGCACCCACTAgaaattcatgatatttttgaaAGTGACATTTTCTTGATGATACACAACTGctttgtgataaaaaaaaaaatatctgtaaaTTTTGGTACTCTTTATTCACACAGAAAGTGATGAATGCATACACTgggtgatttaaagttcagtgttgaccttttgatgTTGGTATTAGGGAAAGTTTTACATCAGCATACCACCAAATATAAAATGACATTGGTCCTGAAAAACTATTCACTAGAAATTGAGCTGTTAATATTGTGATATGGATCATTCAATCCCAAACTGTGCTTCTATCACCAATACCACCAGCAGAATTGAAATCCCCCATCCACCCAAACAAAGTgtcaataatttgaataaaaaatatcaatattgcagTATTTTGTCTAGAGTTTTATCTGCAAAATATCAAGTAGCAATATACCAGTATTCCCTGTGACCCCTGTTCGtatcaaaagaaatatatctATAAAACTTTGATTTCTTTTCTGGATATCCTGCATCTACCTCCAAGACATTAGCTATGATTATGTACCTGTAGTGAAGGTCCATACGgtaagaataataattaaagaaataataatactatCAAATTAACGAACATCTAAAGCAGGTACTATTGAATCAAGtctttatttacaaaatcagaAATACCCCCAGACCCATCTcggaaaatatcaatataattcCTACACATGACAGACTACATGGACATACAAACAGGCAACAAACATCTCTCTTGGAAATATAATCTCTATACCTTACATATGGAGGTATATTGCATATTGTTTCATCTATGATCATTATAGTTATCTATTAACAAACAGGTTTGATGGGTCATCAAAGGTTGAAATCTTTCAATCATTTACATAGTAAAACATCTGGATCAAGGACATAAATATCTATAAAACACACCGCATCATATCTACACATACAAAGGCCATTGTgaaagtacaaaaaaaaagaaacttggAAGGTTGCCATCCAAGATTATCTAACCTCAACTGACTCACTCACAACAGGAGAGGGCGCCGTTGATGGTTCCTCCTTGGGTGGCATGGTGGCGTTGTGTGCCCTCTTCATGTGTTTCTTGACGCTTGCATTGCGTGTGAACACTGATTTACATATAGGACATGAATAAGGTTTCTCACCGGTGTGGATGAGATAGTGTGTTTTTAAACTGCTGCTTTGCGTGAAACACTTACCGCAGAGTTCACACGAGTAAGGTTTATCCCCGGTGTGACGTCTCATGTGAACCTTCAGATGGCTTGCGTTGGAAAAGGACTCTCTGCAAACCTCACAAGTGTACGGCTTCTCTTTAGTGTGAACCTGAAATTAAATCAAAAGTATAAATCACATGCATCACACCTTttgttaaggggggggggggtgatctacTGTTACAACCCCGTCTGGTATATACACTATTCATCAATGAGTAGGTGGTTCACCCGGTGTACATGTATTCCACTCGCCTGTCCAGCAAAAATCTtcaggtcaagtcaatcttgacgtTCAATTCCGTGGATTCACAATAAGGTGCCCCATCCACAGGTCAATTTCTAACTTCGGGGTCGACATCATGCGCAGtgctattgactataatgccgAAAATTGTCTAAATGTCACAAATACATATGTGGCAAATTTCTCTCCCGCCTCCTGGACTCTGGTAAATGGCATTATTTTATGCAAACCGGCTTCTGCCAGTGCAGCATATCACATGAATATGTGCTACAGATGTCAACTTTTTCCCCATAAGGCATTGCAAATTTCGGCCAATCCGCAGCAAACGATAGGCAGCACACCCTATTTTGAATCCACTGAATTtccataataatcaatatgatGATCGTAGGCATTAACAGAAAGACAAGACAAACAAATTACCTTGTAATGTTCCTTGAGATTATCCTTCCTCTTGAATGCTTTGTTGCACGTTTCACAAACGTATGGTCTCTTCTCTATATGAAGAAGGGTATGGGTTTTCAGCTCCTCAGAATTGTCAAATCTTTGATTGCAGAACCTGCAATCAAAGTTCTGACCAGCAGTATGAATCTAATGCAATCAAAAGAAATTACATTCATAAACAACAAACCTGTATTTGGTTATCAAATTGAAGATTGCAGAACTTGCGATCAGATCTGACCAGCAGTATGAATCTAatgcaataaaaatatattacattCATAAACAACAAACCGGTATTTGGTTATCAAATTGAAGATTGCAGAACTTGCGATCAGATCTGACCAGCAGTGTGAATCTAATGCAATCAAAAGATAATACGTTCATGAGCATCACGTATGATTGCAGATCTTACAATCAAATTCTGAATAGCAGTGTAGATCAAACGAAAATACATTCATAAACATCATGAAGGGAGTAACTTGAACCCTGCTAACTCCTTTCCAacaatcaaattaatttgaatttaaatttgaaacaaGATTGCAATGAAACAAACTGAAAACATATATGAGGAATAGTTAATAGGTTGGAAGTTTGATTTGAGACAACAACAATAGCACAATGTCCATGAACATGTTGATTcagataaaatgttttaaacacTTTACGTtatgcattcaaggaatgaaTAAAACCATGTAGCATTCACTTGATTTGAGTATGTATGTAAAAGCACAaagtggatgaatttcttgctgaagaaaacaAGAATCATGGAGTACAGATTTGAACCCCTGTATGCCTCATTCAGATATGACAAAACTAAAGTCTATGATACACTGCACAATGATAACAAGTGCTAACTAATATATGAAGTGTTAAGATGTGGTGGAAATAGCCTATCTTACAATGTATGCAAATATTATAAACTCATTTTATGCTTTTAGTCTCAAAACTGGTTGTACAGACAAACTTGTGATATAATGATCCCATTGTGATGTCACAACTCCTGTTTTATGCTGTCATAGTGAATTCATGATTTCATCTCAACTCATTTTAAATGCTGTCATTAGTTTATTTTGTGGAAACTTAATATCCTaacctttcattttttccttccgACCCCCAGTCTGTTCGGATGCATGCAATTTTCTTATAATGATATTGCAACATTTATAGCGCTTCATATTGTTACCCATGTTTTAGCATAGCTTCCAATAGGGCACTTTTTATCACTCTTAGGATAGGCATCCATTTACCTAACCTGGGTGAACTGAGAAAAATATAGATCTGTGCCACGCAAAAGGACATGAATGCTGAGGTGggaatatttcattcaatttgcacaaaaatcattttgagcTTTGTTATGCCAAGTCTGAATGGACCTTAAGTATGCTCTTCAATTCATTACCTTCATATGGATAAGAAGATTTTCTTTCTTGCCAAACTGCCGTTGACAGACCTCACACACGTAGGGTTTTTCTCCAGTATGTATCCGCATATGGGTGGCTAGCTGAGTACTCTGGATAAAGGCGGCACCACACACCTCACAAACAAACGGCTTTTTACCAGTGTGAATGCGCATATGGACAGTCAAGGTGCATTTCACACTGAAGCTCTTGTTGCATATTTTGCAAGGGAAGGGTTTTTCCCCAGTGTGCGTTCTCATATGGGACTGTAGACTGGTCGTCGAGCTGACCCACTTGTTGCAGATCTCGCACTTGACTTCCTTCTCGCCCGTATGAGTGCGGATGTGACGCTTCAACCAGCTACCCTGACCAAAAAGTTTCCCGCAGATGGGGCATTGGAAGCACTTCTCACCCGTATGCGTTCTCATGTGTGAACGTAGATTACTGGCACGTGTGAACGCCTTTGGACACTCGTCACACTGATGAAGCTTTTCACCTGTGTGGATCTTCAGATGACGGGTGAGACAACCTCGTAGAGTGAACCGCTTTCCGCAGATTGGACATAGATGGCGTTTACTAGGATCCTCATCAGGAAACACTCCCTGGATCTGACCAAGATGGTTGCCATGTCCTTCAAGAGAATCTTCCGGTCTCGTCATCGGTTCCGTCTGACTGGTTTCACTCTCGGTATCAATCATCAACCTCCCTTCGTTCTCCTCatccatatcatcatcatcggttCCCTGATAGTCTCTACGGAACTGCTCTAACCCGTCCTTCTCATCCACTTCCAGCCAGCCACCGTCCGTCTCGTCTTCGGCGATTGACGTGTCCTCGCTTCCGCCCTCAAACTTCTCATCCTCCTGCTTCGATTCGATGGTGGCGCAGCACTTTGTACACAGCACCAGCTCGATATCATGCAGGACGTAACGGAATGTAGTCCTCTTATGTTCTCCATCGTCGTAAGGTCTATGACACACTTCGCACCGATCTTCATCCGCTACAGGCTCTTCTTTAATGGTTTGAGTCTCTTCTTTAATGTCCAAGGTCTCCTCTTTGATGGCGATGTTATTGTTTGGTAGAGAATGATAGACGGGGCTATAGGAAGTGAAAGGAATACCCTGGTGCGTTGGTTCGTACTGAAAGACATGATTTGATGACTTGGTATGGTGTTCATCTCTCCCGTTCACTAGACTTGTAAAGTAACCTGCCAAcattcaaacaaataatgatataggCAGTTAATATATTAAGGCACTTTTACTACTGCCATCCcatgacaaaaggaagcaactttttggaaaattgactttttcttcatttgggttattttctctctctctctatatatatatatatattctacatGATGCCAAAGAAATTTGAGTCATATAGCCTCCAAATTCTGAAATACCATTTAAATGTTTCATAAGGAATAAACTCAATGCTCACAAATCAATGTATTTTCACTTAAAACAATGACATCTTTCCCGCATTAACTAAGAAACGGATTCCACAGTACTGCTTCCTTTTGTCATAGGACAGCTTTGTTTTTCTATAAACAAAGAGACACTTTACAGGGGAGGTTGGGAATagtgaagaaaaaagaaatagaaagtgGCGGGGGAAGAAGAAAAGCAGAAAAGAGGAAAGCTATCAGAATGAGATGTCTTCattgtgtggagcgttgtggcccagtggattagtcttctgactctgaaacagagggtcgtgggttcgaatcccagccatggcgtaatttccttcagcaagaaatttatccacattgtgctgcacgcaacccaggtgagatgaatgggtacccggcaggattagttccttgaatgcactgagcgctgaaaggcagctcgagctaaagccagggtaataataataataaacaatgcgcctcggaatagaatatttctagatagatggcgctatataaatgcctattattattattatggcaTGTAACTCTATAATACCaacattattcaaattaacaacaAAAACATCACTAATGACTTTTCTTGCCCCATAACAGCCAATCACCACCTCTTCATGTAATTATAAATCTACAGATTCATAAACCTCTGTTCCATACTCATCTCCTCTCTCTATGGAGCAATCAgtcatttcaaatgaaaagttttttcaaaattaactCCTTGCAAAGAGGAATTGCACTTGTGTTCAATTCCATCTttattcactttttatttgcataattaattctTTGATAAATAttagtttattttcaaagattgGCTTTAGTCAGAGTGTTATTacattgatttttcttcacttttggCTTTAAGACCGGTAACTCGGCctgaaaaaaactttgtaatgccGAGAAATAGCGACCACCACTTAAATGGGTCTAGCTAGAACACTGGACACCAAACTTGTGAAGTCCATGCTTACAGTTCCAAAGTCGTGCAATATTTTGTAGAGGCATGTCAGAATCaaattgcacaaaaaaggaCCCTATTTTGCAAACGTGACGATGATCTTATATAGATATCCATATATAATGTATAAGCTGTTGTTTTCGTGGGGGTTTTATTTTCACAGATTTCGCGAATTGCCGATCGACATCGACCGCAAATTGAACAATGCGcgaaaaaatattgacacatttaGTAATTGGTGCCAATGTCCTCAACAGCAAATCTTTGCTACTGCAGACATCCTGTGTGGTGAAAATATGGAGATAAGCACCTATTGTACAAAAAATAGGTTGAAAAAGTATGGTTAGTAATTCAAAAAGTTAgatagaatttcacttttttatttctcaaacaaaatcgGATCCTAAATTATTTCCCACCATATGTTTATCCATATTTATTCACTCActacaatattattttccataaaccaatttgattttattgtcatctgattgactctATACACACGCGTATaggcagctatttgcatactcattaatattcataattcaCAAGACCAGAGGTTTTAGAGGTGTAAgattttgttcacaaaatttaacatttttgcACTGAAACCGAATTTTTAAAAACGAATCTAACAAAACACAACTTCCAAAGATTACTCTTACAGATCAAACAGTGATATGATGATTTTTAGATCTAAAGgtacaaaaaagggaaattcaagccacttttctcacactttgtaactgtttttacagggacatatGTATGTACAATAGACACGTCAGCATGAGGGTTTTGAGGAGCATATTTTGCACATGTTCTGTGCTGATCGCGAATTCAACAACCCGCGAAAATGTCGGGACCCCGCGATTCGATTCGTGACAAATTCTGTaagcgaaaataacagcttatacAGTACTGAGCTTCCAGCCAAAACTTGATTttctactttgaaaatttaaaattcatttatttcagatGTGTATTATCAGAATAGTGTCTCCAACACcaaaattagaataaaaaacaaacaatacaaaaacaaGGAAGTACACAAACAATTTTTCAAGTGACAACATAAATAGCGAGAACCGTGTCATTTTGTATATATGGGAGCAAAGGAAATGTCCTgtactctacatgtacatcaaaattTCATGACCTTTGCCACaaattgagaaaataaaatCTAGAGATGTACAGGAATTTGTCTCTttgaaattattcaaaataatattgtttgTCCCAATTTCTTCAGACTTTCACCAGTCTGTTTTTCTGCAGTTTCAAAGAAACACAAAAACGTTTCAATTATATTGGATTCCAGTTTAAAAGGAAATTTCTGACAAAaatattaccatcatcacttgTTTCATCCACCGGTTCTTGCTTGATGGTGACTAGATCTGAGATAGGTACATCTTTGATTCGTTTGGTGGATAGATCTAAAACCTGTGTCATTTTGCCGCCTGCCCTCACTTGGTCTCTCCTGTAATAAAagtcaaaagaaaatattgaaaaataaagtcaCCAAGGCAACGTACAAAAACTTTGAGCTGCGTTTTTCTTGCAGGGATTTCACAAGAAACACTGCTCCTCTAGTTTTATCATAGACAAGCAAATGGGGCTGCAAAAGTCATACAATGTCTACTCTTTATAGGCTTATAATGGAATtcctgcaaaatcttctttacCACTTCTTTCCTCAAGCCCCTAATAACCCGGAAGCTTGAGATGGTGCAGCGACGATATGCGAGATTCACCATGGGAGACCATCATCGCACTAGTAGTGTCACCGATATGCTACGACAGCTACAGTGGCCCACCCTTGAAGAGAGAAGAGCCCAGTTCAAGGTGGTGATCATGGTTTATCGCTTGGTAAACACAATTGTAGATGTACCAACGGTACAGTACTTCAACCAGGCTGCTACTTCCACCTCGCTTCGTGGTCATCAGATCAGGTTACACATCCCACATGATCGCACTGTTACTCATCAGAAAACTTTTATTCCTGATGCCATTAGACTGCGGAATATTCTCCCTGCCATAACAGTTAACTGCACTTCAGTAGCCAGCTTCAAGG encodes:
- the LOC129283068 gene encoding gastrula zinc finger protein XlCGF57.1-like — its product is MTQVLDLSTKRIKDVPISDLVTIKQEPVDETSDDGYFTSLVNGRDEHHTKSSNHVFQYEPTHQGIPFTSYSPVYHSLPNNNIAIKEETLDIKEETQTIKEEPVADEDRCEVCHRPYDDGEHKRTTFRYVLHDIELVLCTKCCATIESKQEDEKFEGGSEDTSIAEDETDGGWLEVDEKDGLEQFRRDYQGTDDDDMDEENEGRLMIDTESETSQTEPMTRPEDSLEGHGNHLGQIQGVFPDEDPSKRHLCPICGKRFTLRGCLTRHLKIHTGEKLHQCDECPKAFTRASNLRSHMRTHTGEKCFQCPICGKLFGQGSWLKRHIRTHTGEKEVKCEICNKWVSSTTSLQSHMRTHTGEKPFPCKICNKSFSVKCTLTVHMRIHTGKKPFVCEVCGAAFIQSTQLATHMRIHTGEKPYVCEVCQRQFGKKENLLIHMKIHTAGQNFDCRFCNQRFDNSEELKTHTLLHIEKRPYVCETCNKAFKRKDNLKEHYKVHTKEKPYTCEVCRESFSNASHLKVHMRRHTGDKPYSCELCGKCFTQSSSLKTHYLIHTGEKPYSCPICKSVFTRNASVKKHMKRAHNATMPPKEEPSTAPSPVVSESVEVR